The following proteins are co-located in the Salinigranum halophilum genome:
- a CDS encoding MBL fold metallo-hydrolase — MRVTFLGTGSAMPTPERVQTGLLIESDPTGEGDGEDDEGHRRQLLVDCGSGVLNRLSSTDAGYESISTVLLTHHHLDHVADLLPLLKARWLAGEEHLEVVGPVGTKALVDGLLDVHDYLQGRVDLRVREVGAEPFEVAGFAVEGFETRHSMPCLAYRFGDEFVFSGDSEAFAGLANFASGATVLAHDCSFPDEVDVSNHPTPSQLGDSLAGSAIGRVYLTHLYPHTRGKHSEMIESVERHFDGDVRMAKDGLRVNI, encoded by the coding sequence ATGCGCGTCACCTTTCTCGGAACCGGGAGCGCGATGCCGACGCCCGAACGGGTCCAGACGGGCCTCCTCATCGAGTCCGACCCCACGGGCGAGGGGGACGGCGAAGACGACGAGGGACACCGTCGACAGCTCCTCGTCGACTGTGGCAGCGGCGTCCTCAACCGGCTCTCGTCGACCGATGCCGGCTACGAGTCCATCTCGACGGTGCTCCTCACGCATCACCATCTCGACCACGTCGCGGACCTCCTGCCCCTCCTGAAAGCACGATGGCTCGCGGGCGAAGAACATCTCGAAGTCGTCGGTCCCGTCGGGACGAAGGCGCTCGTCGACGGCCTCCTGGACGTCCACGACTACCTCCAGGGGAGAGTCGACCTGCGCGTCAGAGAGGTCGGTGCCGAACCGTTCGAGGTGGCCGGGTTCGCGGTCGAGGGGTTCGAGACGCGCCACTCGATGCCGTGTCTGGCCTACCGCTTCGGCGACGAGTTCGTCTTCAGTGGGGACTCGGAGGCCTTCGCGGGACTGGCGAACTTCGCGTCGGGCGCGACGGTGCTCGCCCACGACTGCTCGTTCCCCGACGAGGTGGACGTCTCGAACCACCCGACGCCCAGCCAACTCGGTGACTCCCTCGCCGGGTCGGCTATCGGCCGCGTCTACCTCACACACCTCTACCCGCACACGCGCGGGAAACACAGCGAGATGATAGAGAGTGTCGAGCGACACTTCGACGGCGACGTACGGATGGCGAAAGACGGCCTCCGCGTGAACATCTGA